In one window of Podospora pseudopauciseta strain CBS 411.78 chromosome 2 map unlocalized CBS411.78m_2.2, whole genome shotgun sequence DNA:
- a CDS encoding uncharacterized protein (EggNog:ENOG503NUVA; COG:P): protein MASSMASDDKPTPSQAAAGDEKGAGHFTAADRVIHGARMATEKEQNMTLLQGIKLYPKAIAWSLLISTCIVMEGYDICLVNNFYAFPQFNQKYGEQLPNSEKWEVPAPWQAGLSNGAMVGELIGLLINGWVSERFGYRWTVIASLMVLNGWIALFFTAQNVQTLLAAEILCGVPWGIFQTLTITYASEVCPVAMRGYLTTYVNFCWGLGQLIGIGVIMSMLGRRDEWAYRIPYALQWMWPLPLAVGIFFAPESPWWLVRQGKLDEAKKSLLRLTSLNREVDFDADETVDMMVHTTALEEKTTAGASYWDCFKGHDLRRTEIVCMVWAIQNLSGNSFSNYSTYFLKQAGLGERQAYGFALGQYGINMVGVFSAWFLMSRGIGRRSLYLYGLCGLFVMLMVLGFLGLVPEEQRKQGAIATGSIMLGWALTYQSTVGTVCYSLVSEISTRRLQIKTVALGRVLYIIVGIITGVLTPYMLNPGAWDWANYAGFFWGGSCFLCIIYTYFRVPEPTGRSFAELDLLFQKGVSARMFSSTKVDVFEDEINDGLVDRIQAQRGPDDAKVTGGKAA, encoded by the exons ATGGCGTCCAGTATGGCTTCGGATGACAAGCCCACGCCTTCTCAGGCCGCGGCTGGCGATGAGAAGGGTGCTGGCCATTTCACGGCGGCCGACCGTGTGATCCACGGTGCCAGGATGGCCACGGAAAAGGAACAAAACATGACGTTGCTGCAGGGAATCAAGCTGTATCCCAAGGCCATCGCCTGGAGCCTGCTCATCTCGACATGCATTGTCATGGAGGGATATGACATTTGCCTTGTCAACAACTTCT ATGCCTTTCCTCAATTCAACCAAAAGTACGGGGAACAGCTGCCCAACAGCGAGAAGTGGGAGGTGCCGGCCCCGTGGCAGGCCGGTCTCAGTAATGGCGCCATGGTTGGTGAACTGATCGGACTGCTCATCAATGGCTGGGTGTCTGAGCGGTTTGGTTACCGGTGGACCGTCATCGCATCCTTGATGGTTTTGAACGGGTGGATTGCTCTCTTTTTCACGGCGCAGAATGTTCAGACTCTCCTGGCTGCCGAGATTCTATGCGGTGTG CCCTGGGGCATCTTCCAGACTCTTACCATCACTTACGCCTCCGAAGTGTGCCCGGTCGCTATGAGAGGCTATCTGACAACCTACGTCAACTTTTGCTGGGGACTGGGCCAGCTCATCGGCATCGGAGTCATCATGTCCATGCTGGGCAGGCGGGACGAATGGGCCTACAGGATTCCCTACGCGCTGCAGTGGATGTGGCCGTTACCCCTCGCCGTGGGCATCTTCTTTGCGCCCGAAAGTCCCTGGTGGCTCGTTCGACAAGGCAAGTTGGACGAGGCCAAAAAGTCCCTGCTGCGTCTGACCAGTCTGAATCGGGAGGTGGACTTTGACGCCGACGAGACAGTAGACATGATGGTGCACACGACGGCTTTGGAAGAGAAGACGACGGCCGGCGCCAGCTACTGGGACTGTTTCAAGGGACATGACCTGAGACGGACAGAGATTGTCTGCATGGTGTGGGCCATCCAGAACCTGAGCGgcaactccttctccaactaCTCGACCTACTTTCTGAAGCAAGCCGGACTGGGCGAAAGACAAGCCTACGGGTTTGCGCTCGGTCAGTATGGAATCAACATGGTGGGTGTGTTCAGCGCTTGGTTTCTGATGAGCCGTGGCATCGGTCGGCGGTCGCTCTACCTGTACGGGCTGTGCGGCTTGTTCGTCATGCTCATGGTTCTTGGCTTCCTCGGACTGGTGCCCGAAGAGCAGCGGAAGCAGGGCGCCATTGCGACGGGCAGCATCATGCTCGGATGGGCTCTCACGTATCAAAGCACGGTTGGAACTGTGTGCTACTCGCTAGTCAGCGAGATCTCGACCAGACGGCTGCAGATAAAAACTGTTGCCCTTGGCCGTGTTCTCTA CATTATCGTGGGAATCATCACTGGGGTGCTCACCCCATACATGCTGAACCCAGGGGCCTGGGACTGGGCCAACTACGCCGGTTTTTTCTGGGGTGGATCGTGTTTCCTATGCATCATCTACACATACTTCCGGGTACCAGAGCCAACCGGACGCTCCTTTGCCGAGCTGGACCTTCTCTTCCAGAAGGGAGTCAGCGCCCGCATGTTTTCCTCCACCAAGGTGGACGTCTTTGAGGACGAAATCAACGACGGGCTTGTGGATAGAATCCAAGCCCAGAGGGGGCCAGATGATGCCAAAGTAACTGGGGGGAAGGCGGCATAG
- a CDS encoding uncharacterized protein (COG:S; EggNog:ENOG503NWI2), with product MASPSTSTSASGSSPGALPGLAKFGCINCREQHLKCDRVTPTCGRCQTSGRACRPTGLKIRVNTENGKFKFTRKQKWVRFPKRYVWIDETTTVGHDQSSPESGAEDFDTDLLNYAASPELTSPGGATAPPSATLSQESSVPPESRHSPSDLAIVTRFAVDGHQSAVEEQPFAVQPSLLGVEEPSKWPLPQGTEGHLIRHFVENLALWLDLCDPNQSFQIEVPRRAAKSSILRDAMLALSARHQANTCRSYYEEQAQVYAFRCIENINKISKCGGLAVLVNREPRLAENCFAAAIILRVMEEMQESQTLLMDEQDVKSHVHLTGIRGYTNSYVSRHKGLAPGTLAAASFWVGLRQDIYYAVMKKATVKLSLVSALPSKDPYEDIEDDYYWANRAVVHCANVLNFCHGDQANRTSDRWELLVQENEHWAARMGRGDSNKLAMLREESDFWVPYVKENDNTKPFPEIWYLRSCQVIGMQHFLLASAFLFYNKPRHGMASMDEAQALTNHVQALVREICGIGLGNKSIAPSMFTACMAIAAFGHLFSRLQDQTAMLAILEQTEKDHARPTLEVQQQMKKAWRWR from the exons ATGGCATCTCCAAGCACGAGCACCTCCGCCTCCGGCTCGTCTCCCGGTGCCCTACCCGGTCTGGCCAAGTTTGGCTG CATCAACTGTCGGGAGCAGCATCTGAAAT GTGATCGAGTAACACCCACATGTGGCCGCTGCCAAACTTCAGGCCGGGCCTGTCGTCCAACCGGCCTCAAGATCCGTGTCAACACCGAGA ATGGCAAGTTTAAATTCACAAGGAAACAGAAGTGGGTCAGGTTTCCAAAACGAT ATGTTTGGATCGATGAGACCACGACAGTCGGGCATGATCAGTCCAGCCCGGAAAGCGGGGCTGAAGATTTTGATACCGACTTGTTGAACTATGCTGCCTCGCCAGAGCTTACCTCGCCAGGAGGAGCGACAGCCCCGCCATCTGCTACCCTCTCCCAGGAATCCTCAGTCCCGCCCGAGTCTAGACACTCGCCCAGTGATCTTGCCATTGTCACCAGATTCGCTGTAGACGGGCACCAGTCTGCTGTAGAAGAACAGCCGTTTGCGGTCCAACCCTCTCTTCTCGGCGTTGAGGAGCCTTCCAAGTGGCCGCTACCACAGGGTACCGAAGGCCATCTCATCCGTCACTTTGTTGAAAACCTGGCCCTCTGGCTCGACCTGTGCGATCCAAACC AATCATTCCAGATTGAAGTGCCCCGTAGGGCTGCAAAGTCTTCCATCTTGCGAGACGCCATGTTGGCGTTATCTGCCCGGCATCAGGCCAATACCTGTCGATCCTATTACGAGGAGCAGGCCCAGGTCTATGCTTTCCGGTGCATTGaaaacatcaacaagatcAGCAAGTGCGGGGGTCTCGCGGTGCTGGTCAACCGCGAGCCCAGGTTGGCTGAGAACTGCTTCGCTGCAGCCATCATTCTAAGAGTCATGGAGGAAATGCAAG AGTCCCAAACTCTCTTGATGGACGAACAAGATGTCAAAAGCCACGTGCATCTCACGGGCATTCGCGGGTATACAAACAGCTATGTCTCCCGCCACAAGGGCCTCGCCCCGGGAACATTGGCCGCAGCGTCGTTTTGGGTGGGTTTGCGGCAGGATATATATTATGCTGTCATGAAAAAGGCCACGGTAAAGCTCAGCCTGGTCTCCGCGCTGCCCAGCAAAGATCCATACGAGGATATTGAAGACGACTACTACTGGGCCAACAGAGCTGTAGTGCACTGCGCCAACGTTTTGAACTTCTGCCATGGTGACCAGGCGAACCGCACGTCTGACCGGTGGGAGCTGCTCGTCCAAGAAAATGAACATTGGGCGGCCCgaatggggaggggagacaGCAACAAGCTGGCCATGCTGAGGGAGGAATCTGACTTTTGGGTGCCCTACGTCAAAGAAAACGACAATACCAAGCCCTTTCCAGAGATTTGGTATCTGAGAAGCTGCCAAG TTATCGGGATGCAACACTTTCTTCTCGCCTCAGCCTTTCTGTTCTATAACAAGCCAAGGCATGGGATGGCCTCGATGGATGAGGCCCAAGCGCTGACG AATCACGTTCAGGCACTGGTGCGAGAAATTTGTGGCATTGGGCTCGGAAACAAGAGCATAGCTCCAAGCATGTTCACTGCCTGCATGGCAATTGCAGCCT TCGGTCACTTGTTCAGCAGGCTCCAGGACCAGACTGCCATGCTGGCCATTCTCGAACAGACCGAGAAAGACCATGCTCGTCCCACGTTGGAGGTCCAGCAACAGATGAAGAAAGCCTGGCGCTGGCGATAA
- a CDS encoding uncharacterized protein (COG:S; EggNog:ENOG503NX86) has translation MAPSAIYASEQPPLLLPDGAALEVISDAVDKVNKLKGLSSPITAYDSESKFDVAKDKASFRQYETACERVRDFYSEQHARQTVEHNLRMRAHFFDPKRKREEMTIWQAMERLNTLIDDSDPDTDLSQIQHLLQSAEAIRRDGKPRWMQVTGLVHDLGKLMLFFKGCSTGQWDVVGDTFPVGCKWDENCVFAEAFGQNPDREHPIYGTKNGIYTPGKGIDQFMMSWGHDEFLYLVLKDQSVLPREALAMIRYHSFYPWHHEGAYKEFMADGDEVLLRAVQAFNPYDLYSKTDEEPDVEKMKPYYMELIDEFFPQKVLKW, from the exons ATGGCCCCTTCGGCGATCTACGCTTCCGAGCAGccgcctctgctgctgcctgaCGGTGCGGCTCTGGAAGTCATCTCTGATGCCGTCGACAAGGTCAACAAGCTCAAGGGCCTCTCGTCGCCCATCACAGCCTACGACTCCGAGTCCAAATTTGATGTGGCCAAAGACAAGGCTTCTTTCCGCCAGTATGAAACGGCCTGTGAGCGCGTGCGCGACTTTTATTCGGAGCAGCATGCCCGGCAGACGGTGGAGCACAATCTGAGAATGAGGGCGCACTTCTTTGACCCCAAGAGGAAGCGGGAGGAGATGACCATCTGGCAGGCTATGGAGCGGCTCAACACCCTGATTGATGATTCCGATCCCGACACCGACCTGAGCCAGATCCAACACCTGCTGCAGAGTGCCGAGGCCATTCGGAGGGACGGAAAGCCGAGGTGGATGCAAGTCACGGGGCTAGTTCACGACCTGGGGAAGCTCATGCTTTTCTTCAAAGGGTGCTCGACGGGGCAGTGGGACGTCGTGGGGGACACGTTCCCTGTCGGCTGCAAATGGGATGAAAATTGTGTCTTTGCCGAGGCGTTCGGGCAGAATCCCGACCGCGAACACCCCATCTATGGGACCAAGAATGGGATCTACACCCCCGGGAAAGGCATCGATCAGTTCATGATGAGCTGGGGGCACGATGAGTTCCTTTACCTGGTGCTCAAGGATCAAAGCGTCTTGCCCAGAGAGGCGTTGGCCATGATTCGGTACCACAGCTTCTACCCGTGGCATCACGAGGGCGCATACAAAGAGTTTATGGCTGACGGTGACGAGGTGCTGTTGAGGGCGGTGCAGGCGTTCAATCCTTATGATTTGTATAGCAAGACGGACGAGGAGCCGGATGTGGAAAAGATGAAG CCTTACTACATGGAGTTGATTGATGAGTTCTTTCCGCAAAAGGTTCTCAAGTGGTAA
- a CDS encoding uncharacterized protein (EggNog:ENOG503NXN5; COG:E): MSIGSRCFSWCWCRVHGDLLRTSLKPLHSRPEHHLVWRANIIILPASGSAMSSPKDTVAFIGLGVMGYSMARNLRAGLGSDKTLLICDVNTDALERFMAEVSVSGRGPVRIVQNGFEAAKQADTVITMLPNSSSVLAVYLDASTGILPALPEPLDHNACGSKLLMECGTIESSTILTVSRSIPENRATFVDAPVSGGPMGAQNKSLTFMVGCPPPLSASVFPLVKSFLRHMGDPDGIFLCGDVGAGTAFKIINNYLSAITSLAASEALNIGVKAGLDPRLLTQVINASGGQCWVTSKSNPVPGVQDNVPSTRGYEGGFRIELCAKVLGMGSKLARDVGARTVLDRPTLNAFSEAMEDERYKGKDARVVFKWLNDQ, encoded by the exons ATGTCTATCGGAAGTCGTTGTTTCtcgtggtgttggtgtcgcGTTCACGGCGACCTTTTGAGAACATCACTGAAGCCCCTCCACTCTCGGCCAGAACACCATTTAGTGTGGCGAGCAAACATCATTATTTTACCAGCATCAGGTTCTGCCATGTCATCTCCCAAGGATACGGTGGCGTTTATCG GTCTGGGCGTGATGGGTTATTCCATGGCCAGGAACCTTCGGGCTGGTCTGGGTTCTGACAAGACGCTCCTCATCTGTGACGTCAACACCGATGCTCTCGAGAGGTTCATGGCTGAGGTCTCAGTTTCGGGGAGAGGTCCAGTCCGGATTGTACAAAATGGATTCGAGGCAGCCAAGCAAGCT GACACGGTCATCACTATGCTTCCAAACTCTTCGTCCGTTCTAGCCGTTTATCTCGATGCGTCCACTGGAATACTCCCGGCACTCCCCGAACCTTTAGACCATAACGCCTGTGGCTCAAAGCTGCTCATGGAATGTGGCACAATAGAGTCGTCAACAATTCTCACCGTCTCTCGCTCCATACCCGAGAACCGGGCAACCTTTGTGGATGCTCCTGTGTCCGGCGGTCCTATGGGGGCTCAGAACAAGTCCCTAACTTTTATGGTCGgctgtccaccaccactctcCGCCTCTGTGTTTCCCCTCGTCAAGTCTTTTCTGCGTCATATGGGTGATCCAGACGGTATCTTTCTTTGCGGAGACGTTGGAGCCGGCACGGCATTCAAAATCATCAATAATTACCTGTCAGCCATAACGTCGCTGGCTGCATCCGAAGCTTTAAACATAGGAGTTAAAGCTGGGTTAGATCCCCGGTTATTGACTCAAGTAATCAATGCCTCCGGGGGTCAGTGTTGGGTCACAAGCAAGTCAAACCCGGTACCAGGGGTTCAAGATAATGTTCCAAGCACCAGGGGATACGAAGGGGGTTTTAGGATAGAGCTTTGTGCCAAAGTGTTGGGAATGGGCTCGAAGCTGGCCCGGGATGTGGGTGCGAGAACAGTGCTGGACAGACCTACACTGAATGCGTTTAGTGAGGCGATGGAGGACGAGAGATACAAAGGGAAGGATGCCAGGGTCGTGTTCAAGTGGTTGAATGATCAATGA
- a CDS encoding uncharacterized protein (COG:I; EggNog:ENOG503P0XJ), with product MPLYSYKSQQYLSVAWWGCSASSDETKSFEAKLDFHFHFLVSSIMESSPVTVTISALDAGHLTLPERLFVTDADSEKRTTVPSLSFLIQHCAPGKTRPTRMLFDLGVKRDIERYTPSQQAHIAERQPVIVSPDCRESLLSGSATITPKDIDLVMLSHVHWDHVGTPSDFSSATFLVGAGTLDLLKNGDGPLYPADLFNDDELPSDRTIELPPVSLSGVGSGRPQRTRPSDSALARIAPYLDADIWTWRPRFTFSSTLDLFGDGSVTVIDTPGHLHGHVNLLCQVANSKYIYLGGDCCHDPRILAGDKGIAMYPDGRGGLRSVHVDTGAATTSLDRIRDFVESCQRPVETEVVVAHDGAWRERNKHRFWPGKL from the exons ATGCCGCTATATAGCTACAAGTCACAGCAGTACCTGTCTGTGGCTTGGTGGGGCTGCTCTGCTTCCTCGGA CGAAACAAAATCTTTTGAAGCAAAACTTGACTTCCATTTTCACTTTTTAGTCTCTTCCATTATGGAGTCCTCACCAGTAACCGTCACGATCTCGGCCCTGGACGCAGGCCACCTCACACTGCCAGAGCGATTGTTCGTTACCGACGCTGACTCCGAGAAGCGTACCACTGTCCCTTCTCTCTCCTTTCTCATTCAACACTGCGCTCCTGGAAAAACAAGACCTACTCGGATGCTATTCGACCTTGGGGTAAAACGAGACATCGAAAGATACACCCCCTCTCAGCAAGCACACATTGCTGAACGACAACCTGTTATTGTATCTCCAGATTGCAGGGAAAGCCTGCTATCTGGCAGTGCCACCATCACTCCGAAAGATATCGACCTAGTGATGCTAAGTCATGTACACTGGGATCACGTTGGCACACCGTCAGACTTTTCCTCGGCCACCTTCCTCGTTGGTGCCGGCACCCTGGATCTCCTCAAAAATGGGGACGGCCCGCTCTACCCAGCTGATCTCTTCAACGACGACGAGTTGCCGTCCGATCGAACAATAGAACTACCGCCTGTTTCCCTCTCTGGGGTTGGAAGTGGTCGGCCCCAAAGGACACGGCCATCAGACTCAGCACTGGCTCGCATCGCGCCCTATTTAGATGCTGATATCTGGACCTGGAGGCCTCGATTCACCTTTTCGTCCACGTTGGACTTGTTCGGGGATGGGTCTGTCACGGTCATTGACACCCCAGGTCATCTCCATGGACATGTCAATCTGCTTTGCCAGGTTGCCAACTCaaagtatatttacttagGAGGCGATTGCTGCCATGACCCACGTATTCTGGCCGGAGACAAGGGGATTGCGATGTATCCggatggaaggggagggCTGAGAAGTGTGCATGTTGACACCGGGgctgccaccacctcgcTTGACAGAATCAGAGACTTTGTTGAAAGCTGTCAACGGCCTGTTGAGACAGAAGTGGTTGTCGCTCACGACGGAGCCTGGAGGGAAAGAAACAAACACCGGTTCTGGCCGGGAAAATTGTAG
- a CDS encoding uncharacterized protein (EggNog:ENOG503NW0B; COG:Q), producing MDSSMLPNEMKAQILPSFNAPYRLTTLPLPSFTADSPHEMLVRVLAASYCHTDLVLAQGQMPPFPPSFPHIGCHEFSGVVVSLPEHSSSQYRIGDRVGVPGRSFRPCGKCFECSREPDNDKNLYVDGGGYSVYCASAGNHGISIPGGFREFAIVDSRQVTSLPESISAVQGASLMCAGLTIYAAIKNCGLERGQKVGIMGCGGGLGHLGLQFAAKMGLGVIGVDVADEPLRVSGEIAEALRQKEGLSVRIVDARISRAEDIVQEMGKEDQRQDRSNMGLDAVIVLPESQRAMDYGISLLRAHGRCILVSFPANGFHISARDVVFRDISIRGSLVGSNRMLREMVMWAAEHNVQARIKSYPLKKLNDLVLEYKKGKGGKLVIDMSLDD from the coding sequence ATGGATTCCTCTATGCTCCCCAACGAAATGAAAGCCCAAATCCTCCCATCGTTCAACGCACCATATCGACTCACCACACTACCGCTTCCGAGTTTCACAGCCGATAGCCCCCATGAAATGCTCGTTAGAGTCCTGGCTGCATCGTACTGCCACACAGACCTCGTGCTGGCCCAAGGCCAAatgccccccttcccgcctTCATTTCCTCACATTGGATGCCATGAGTTTTCAGGCGTCGTGGTGTCCCTCCCAGAGCACTCTTCATCTCAATACAGGATCGGTGACCGGGTCGGCGTTCCAGGTCGCTCATTCCGCCCCTGCGGAAAGTGTTTTGAATGCTCGCGCGAGCCAGACAACGACAAAAACCTTTATGTGGACGGTGGGGGATACAGTGTCTACTGTGCCTCGGCGGGCAACCACGGAATCTCGATCCCGGGTGGGTTTCGAGAATTCGCGATTGTTGATAGTCGACAGGTCACATCGCTGCCAGAGAGCATTTCAGCAGTCCAAGGAGCAAGCTTGATGTGCGCGGGGCTCACCATTTATGCTGCCATTAAAAATTGCGGTTTGGAAAGAGGACAAAAGGTGGGCATCATGggctgcggtggtgggctgggaCATCTTGGGCTTCAGTTTGCGGCCAAGATGGGACTGGGCGTgattggtgttgatgttgcggATGAACCGTTGCGTGTATCAGGGGAGATTGCGGAAGCATTGCGCCAGAAAGAGGGCCTCTCTGTGAGAATCGTAGATGCGAGGATTTCACGAGCCGAGGATATTGTCCAGGAGATGGGGAAAGAGGATCAAAGGCAAGACAGGAGCAACATGGGCCTTGATGCGGTCATAGTCTTGCCTGAAAGCCAAAGAGCTATGGACTATGGCATCTCTTTACTTCGAGCTCACGGAAGATGCATCCTGGTTTCGTTTCCCGCTAATGGGTTTCATATTTCTGCCCGAGACGTGGTCTTTAGGGACATTTCTATCAGAGGTAGTCTTGTAGGGAGCAACAGGATGTTGAGGGAAATGGTCATGTGGGCGGCGGAGCATAATGTCCAGGCACGGATCAAGAGTTACCCCTTGAAGAAACTAAACGATCTTGTGCTGGAGTACAAGAAGGGAAAGGGCGGCAAGCTGGTGATAGACATGTCACTGGACGATTAA
- a CDS encoding uncharacterized protein (EggNog:ENOG503P20W; COG:S) → MLAISRHPFHYPIHSSCYQFPLTYCLLPFHLQIYASIDCKMSTDPKLAPLHRQLFKEGLKVRREVVGTEYVENALANGSTEFSRPGQELVTEWCWGWAWTRDGLTRKQRSLLNIGMLMALNRAPELAVHIRGARNNGLTEVEIREAILHCTTYCGVPAGVDAMKVAEKVLNEMADKGEKARELGNKAV, encoded by the coding sequence ATGCTTGCAATTTCTCGGCATCCCTTTCATTACCCTATTCATTCGTCTTGCTATCAATTCCCCTTGACTTATTGCCTCTTGCCTTTCCACCTCCAAATCTACGCCAGTATCGATTGCAAGATGTCGACCGATCCCAAGTTAGCTCCCCTCCATCGACAGCTCTTTAAAGAAGGCTTGAAGGTGCGACGCGAAGTAGTCGGAACCGAATATGTTGAGAACGCCCTGGCAAATGGATCGACCGAATTTTCCCGTCCCGGACAAGAGCTCGTCACGGAGTGGTGCTGGGGCTGGGCTTGGACACGCGATGGCTTAACGAGAAAACAGAGGTCACTACTCAATATTGGCATGCTCATGGCGTTGAACCGAGCCCCCGAACTGGCTGTGCATATTCGTGGTGCAAGAAACAACGGCTTGACTGAGGTGGAAATCAGGGAGGCCATTCTACACTGCACGACTTACTGTGGTGTGCCGGCCGGGGTGGACGCCATGAAAGTGGCCGAGAAGGTTCTGAATGAGATGGCGGATAAGGGAGAGAAAGCTAGGGAACTGGGTAACAAGGCAGTGTGA